In a genomic window of Candidatus Poribacteria bacterium:
- a CDS encoding 4-hydroxy-3-methylbut-2-enyl diphosphate reductase — protein sequence MKIEIAKNAGYCYGVRRAFSLVEKAVREHDGEGPFYTLGPIIHNPQAVEMLKREKGVYPISNLDEVDRGVLIVRSHGVPPELIDRALKRGLKVVDATCPFVKRAQSKAKELADEGYQVVILGEKEHPEVIGIIAHAGGKAYVIENLEDVEGLPEMKRVGVVFQTTQELESFGEILTKLLLKSDEMKVHNTICHAIRNQQTAARDLARRADLMLVVGGRNSGNTRRLLQICRDAGSRAYHIETADEIDPKWLEGAELVGIAAGASTPDFIIQGVVERLRGLSVRD from the coding sequence ATGAAGATCGAAATAGCTAAAAACGCAGGATACTGTTATGGCGTGCGAAGGGCCTTCTCGCTCGTGGAGAAAGCCGTCCGGGAACATGACGGAGAAGGCCCTTTTTACACCTTAGGTCCGATCATCCACAACCCTCAGGCCGTCGAGATGCTGAAGAGGGAGAAAGGAGTTTATCCGATATCAAACCTGGATGAAGTGGACAGGGGCGTGTTAATCGTCCGGTCTCACGGGGTTCCGCCGGAGCTCATCGATAGGGCGCTGAAGAGAGGGTTAAAGGTGGTAGATGCAACCTGCCCTTTTGTCAAACGCGCTCAGAGCAAAGCGAAGGAACTGGCCGATGAGGGATATCAGGTGGTGATACTCGGTGAGAAGGAGCACCCCGAGGTGATAGGGATCATAGCGCATGCCGGTGGGAAAGCATACGTCATCGAGAATCTAGAGGATGTTGAGGGGCTGCCGGAGATGAAAAGGGTGGGGGTTGTCTTCCAAACGACTCAGGAGCTGGAAAGCTTCGGCGAGATATTGACTAAGCTTCTGCTCAAATCGGACGAGATGAAGGTTCATAACACCATCTGTCACGCCATAAGAAACCAGCAGACGGCGGCCCGTGATCTGGCTCGGAGAGCCGATCTGATGTTGGTAGTGGGCGGTCGAAACAGCGGCAACACGAGAAGGCTGTTACAGATCTGTCGGGATGCGGGCTCCAGGGCGTATCACATAGAGACAGCGGATGAGATCGATCCCAAATGGCTTGAGGGTGCGGAATTGGTGGGGATCGCCGCAGGGGCTTCCACGCCCGATTTCATCATCCAGGGCGTCGTCGAAAGGTTGAGAGGTCTGAGCGTCCGCGATTAA
- a CDS encoding flavodoxin family protein codes for MRILGVSGSPREGGNSDTAVRKALQMLEDLGETRFIRVADYNIKHCIGCRECMKLMRCVIDDDEFQLVFDEWLNSDLIIIGDPVYWHSPPGVMKDFIDRSHAVYAHTDPPFRGKKVALISVATGGGFETHDKIFSTWLRHYGAELIGKVRLYAQEKDDLLRRPSQMNRLESFISDLRGKITG; via the coding sequence ATGAGGATACTCGGTGTTTCGGGAAGCCCCAGGGAGGGCGGCAACTCCGACACGGCGGTCCGGAAAGCCCTTCAGATGCTCGAAGATCTGGGGGAAACTAGGTTCATCAGGGTGGCGGATTACAACATAAAACATTGTATCGGATGCAGGGAGTGCATGAAGCTGATGAGATGTGTCATCGATGACGACGAGTTTCAGCTCGTCTTCGATGAATGGCTTAATTCCGACCTGATCATAATCGGCGATCCGGTCTACTGGCATAGCCCGCCCGGCGTGATGAAGGATTTCATAGACAGATCCCACGCCGTATATGCCCATACCGATCCCCCGTTCAGGGGTAAGAAGGTGGCACTGATAAGCGTCGCGACCGGAGGAGGTTTCGAAACGCATGATAAGATCTTCTCCACATGGCTCAGACATTACGGCGCCGAGCTGATCGGTAAGGTCAGACTCTACGCTCAGGAGAAGGATGATCTGCTGCGTCGCCCCTCACAGATGAATAGGCTTGAGAGCTTCATTTCTGATCTGAGGGGGAAGATCACGGGATGA
- a CDS encoding aldo/keto reductase, with the protein MRRVPLGKTGLAVSRLAIGTGTNGWGYNSDQTRRGFDWLVDLLKLGYDLGINFWDMADQYGSHKHAREALKGIDREDIVITSKTTSRDHDACSRDVERFLREIGTDYVDIVLLHAKSSGDWNVSCRGAMDALAEAKEKGLVRAVGISSHGLDALKTAASEPWVDVILVRINYAGIRMDAPPEQVIPVLERAHNAGKGIYAMKVLGCGPLASDPEKAIKYVLNLKCVDAMTIGPTEHEHLRQNAEIIERLDGQVDASGR; encoded by the coding sequence ATGCGAAGGGTTCCGCTAGGAAAAACGGGATTGGCCGTTTCAAGGTTGGCGATCGGCACGGGGACTAACGGATGGGGATATAACTCCGATCAGACCAGAAGGGGTTTCGACTGGCTGGTCGATCTCCTTAAGCTCGGTTACGATCTGGGCATCAATTTCTGGGACATGGCCGATCAATACGGATCGCACAAACACGCCAGGGAAGCGCTGAAAGGTATAGATAGGGAGGATATAGTCATAACGAGCAAGACCACCTCTCGAGATCACGATGCATGCAGTCGGGATGTGGAGAGGTTTCTCAGGGAGATCGGGACGGATTACGTGGATATCGTCCTGCTTCATGCCAAGAGTTCCGGCGACTGGAACGTAAGCTGTAGGGGAGCGATGGACGCCTTGGCTGAGGCCAAGGAGAAGGGCTTGGTGAGGGCTGTTGGGATCTCATCGCACGGGCTCGACGCCCTGAAAACCGCCGCCTCTGAGCCGTGGGTGGACGTCATACTGGTCAGGATCAACTATGCCGGGATCAGGATGGATGCCCCGCCCGAGCAGGTGATCCCGGTACTGGAGAGAGCCCATAACGCCGGCAAGGGAATATACGCCATGAAAGTTCTCGGCTGCGGTCCGCTCGCATCCGATCCCGAAAAGGCGATCAAATACGTCCTGAACCTCAAATGTGTCGACGCCATGACGATCGGGCCTACCGAACATGAGCATTTGAGGCAGAACGCGGAGATAATCGAAAGGCTGGATGGGCAAGTAGATGCATCTGGGAGGTGA
- a CDS encoding DUF4962 domain-containing protein produces MAFPEKRPPRGSFPRPADGERVGINPPGFCWWRAEGARSYRFEIRNSDGRTIYQADNLIDPVHVPDRIFPPGEYSWQVSAIDESGNTLDIWGPKSFSIAEDVPQQPWIPADELLKRVPSEHPRVIFLKSDLDRLRESAKDTRKEPIEALISHAERCLSLDPPEEPTYDRIDDPAERRMAYVYAFRDFRRVINNGMEPLALAYLFTGDRRYGEAALKILIQVAKWDPEGISSILAPYGDEIGLSLVKTGAHCYDWLYDLMNESERELVRRMLIARGNQMLRRLKDRCDFLAFPEESHAGRLPGYLCEHAIALAEEPEARAWLDYALRAIYTVFPHWGGHDGGWAEGIGYGRAYNSILLPPFEAVRSALGINLWQRPFFRKVRRFFFYCTSPIGEITPFGDGGTTGSPRGGAPLMIHHAQLFKDPACRWWAQVADPNARRSASLINLILPDEVKPKPPTDMPPDAVFRGVGWAALHSDIADPENDTFVLFKSSPYGSVSHSHADQNCFCILKGGKALATSSGYYGPAYGMPHHVKWTRQTKAHCGILVDGEGQISRSAEARGRIIVFDTYSHCGFVCGDATEAYGGKLTKFLRYIFLVRPGLVCIIDELVAPKPSTFQWLLHAFEPFEMDEDGQSVTSRRKGAKMRIWLYTPGGFSFSYTDQFETPYNEGIPSKYHRSMPNHYHFKASTRRRSESQRIAAFALVEGPGEKFDGGPIELEPGWAGVEIKFPGAIVRASSVIEPEALSPDEDPDVILRIRWTPDEGRERFFRVKSLR; encoded by the coding sequence ATGGCCTTTCCGGAGAAACGACCACCGAGAGGTAGTTTCCCCAGGCCGGCGGATGGGGAAAGGGTGGGGATCAACCCTCCAGGATTCTGCTGGTGGCGCGCGGAGGGGGCGCGAAGCTATCGGTTCGAAATACGGAACTCTGATGGAAGAACGATCTATCAGGCCGATAACCTGATCGATCCGGTTCACGTGCCGGATCGGATATTTCCGCCGGGTGAGTATAGCTGGCAGGTTTCGGCGATAGATGAATCCGGCAATACTCTGGACATATGGGGGCCAAAGTCCTTTTCCATCGCCGAAGATGTTCCCCAACAGCCGTGGATACCGGCTGACGAGCTCCTCAAGCGGGTTCCATCCGAACATCCCAGGGTGATATTTCTCAAATCCGATCTGGATCGCCTTCGCGAAAGCGCCAAGGACACGCGTAAGGAACCCATTGAGGCCCTGATCTCACATGCCGAAAGATGCTTATCGCTTGATCCGCCCGAGGAACCCACCTACGATCGGATAGATGATCCTGCTGAACGCAGAATGGCCTATGTCTACGCCTTCCGCGATTTCCGCAGGGTGATAAATAACGGTATGGAACCGCTGGCCTTAGCATATCTATTCACCGGAGATCGCAGATATGGCGAGGCTGCACTCAAAATATTGATTCAGGTGGCTAAGTGGGATCCTGAGGGGATCTCGTCCATCCTGGCGCCGTATGGTGATGAGATAGGGCTGAGCCTGGTCAAAACCGGTGCCCACTGTTACGATTGGCTCTACGACCTGATGAATGAGTCGGAGAGGGAACTTGTGCGGCGGATGTTAATAGCCAGGGGGAACCAGATGTTGCGGCGTCTGAAGGATCGTTGCGATTTCCTCGCCTTTCCCGAGGAGAGCCATGCTGGGAGATTGCCCGGGTATCTGTGTGAACATGCCATCGCTTTGGCGGAGGAGCCGGAGGCGCGGGCGTGGCTGGATTACGCTCTGCGGGCGATCTACACCGTCTTTCCCCATTGGGGCGGACATGATGGGGGATGGGCTGAGGGGATCGGATACGGGCGGGCCTACAACTCCATCCTACTCCCACCCTTTGAGGCGGTGCGGTCCGCTCTGGGCATCAACCTCTGGCAACGCCCCTTCTTCCGAAAGGTGAGGCGCTTTTTCTTCTACTGCACCTCGCCCATCGGGGAGATCACCCCCTTCGGCGACGGAGGCACAACTGGCTCTCCGAGAGGCGGAGCACCGCTCATGATCCATCACGCCCAGCTCTTCAAAGATCCGGCCTGCAGATGGTGGGCTCAGGTGGCCGATCCGAACGCCCGGAGATCGGCGAGCCTGATCAATCTGATCCTGCCCGACGAGGTGAAGCCGAAGCCTCCTACGGATATGCCTCCCGACGCCGTCTTCAGAGGCGTGGGATGGGCAGCGCTGCATAGCGACATAGCCGATCCGGAGAACGATACGTTCGTGCTTTTCAAATCGTCTCCCTACGGCTCCGTCAGCCACAGCCACGCCGATCAGAACTGTTTCTGCATTCTTAAGGGCGGCAAAGCCCTCGCCACATCCTCCGGATATTACGGCCCCGCATATGGGATGCCACACCACGTCAAATGGACGCGTCAGACCAAAGCCCACTGCGGGATCCTGGTGGATGGGGAGGGTCAGATCTCTCGCTCGGCCGAGGCACGCGGGAGGATCATCGTCTTCGATACGTACAGCCATTGCGGATTCGTCTGCGGCGATGCGACGGAGGCATATGGGGGAAAACTGACGAAGTTCCTGAGATATATCTTCCTCGTCCGCCCTGGACTCGTCTGCATTATCGACGAGCTCGTCGCCCCGAAACCCTCCACCTTCCAATGGCTGCTACATGCCTTCGAGCCGTTCGAGATGGATGAGGATGGTCAGAGCGTGACCTCCAGACGTAAGGGAGCGAAGATGAGGATATGGCTTTACACCCCAGGGGGATTCAGCTTCTCATATACGGATCAGTTCGAGACCCCTTACAATGAGGGAATTCCATCGAAGTATCATAGGAGTATGCCGAACCATTATCACTTCAAAGCCTCCACCCGTCGGAGGTCCGAATCTCAGAGGATAGCCGCCTTCGCGCTCGTCGAAGGTCCGGGGGAGAAATTCGATGGAGGACCGATCGAGCTCGAACCGGGTTGGGCCGGCGTAGAGATCAAATTTCCGGGGGCGATCGTGAGAGCTTCATCCGTAATTGAACCTGAGGCGTTATCGCCCGATGAGGATCCGGATGTGATCCTGAGGATAAGATGGACCCCCGATGAAGGCAGGGAGAGGTTTTTTAGGGTCAAATCGTTAAGGTGA
- a CDS encoding BatA and WFA domain-containing protein, giving the protein MIFIEGRSLLLLALIPVILLLHLLKLRRGDRIVPSVMLWRELVQESGSNLFSARIRRSLQLPLQIAIISCLVLALARPVTTAVTPIKGELLLVIDSSASMAAHEDGGTRLSQAKNVARSIIRSLKPQSVTLVEAGVKVKTLVRRSSDLSLIQKAVDGISPSDGPCDLRAAIMLIFSEEMSAIALITDKMVDISSLPDRISNRLMIYRVGKDRPNYGITGLRVAYDPLTDRELLSLTVAAFNAPPRRITLWVYADDKPFLAKMVQVQEGSPGRVTIELNKRLATRRISLKLEVKDALDIDNSADLILPPHDKLRILLVTGSERTGFFLERSLRSSPMADVRSVRPEGYLPGSGFDLTIFDNWVPPELPQGSFVFINPRSGLPSAPVVRYRPNPLILNWDRTHPIMRGLDLSGIRMRGMLEMEMPSWAIPLVETDGQPLIWAGEDVHRRGLVFCFDAFNPDVTDFPLRPECPIMMENLIEWFSNVRYVAPPWVRVGRDITLNTISYSEVNQLEVVTPQGRKVKLDPDRPVFRPLTRGIYDVLVNGKEVGRFAANMIDSSESDLSVPTGRTVQGEKIRVTLSRRELWKWFAIAGVLLMILEWWAYHRRR; this is encoded by the coding sequence ATGATCTTCATCGAAGGCCGTTCCCTTCTCCTGCTTGCTCTCATACCGGTGATACTTCTACTCCATCTCCTTAAACTGCGGCGCGGTGATCGGATCGTGCCGAGCGTCATGTTGTGGAGGGAGCTCGTCCAGGAGTCCGGCTCCAACCTCTTCTCCGCCCGGATCAGAAGGTCGCTTCAGCTTCCCCTGCAGATCGCCATCATCTCCTGTCTGGTGCTGGCGCTTGCAAGGCCGGTGACCACGGCCGTGACGCCGATCAAAGGGGAGCTTCTTCTGGTTATAGATTCCTCGGCGAGCATGGCCGCCCATGAGGACGGCGGGACGAGGCTTTCCCAGGCGAAGAACGTCGCCCGCTCGATCATCCGTTCCTTGAAACCCCAAAGCGTTACCCTCGTCGAAGCGGGTGTGAAGGTGAAAACGCTGGTCAGAAGGAGCTCCGATCTAAGTTTAATCCAAAAGGCTGTGGACGGAATATCCCCTTCAGATGGCCCGTGTGATCTGAGGGCGGCCATTATGTTGATCTTCTCCGAAGAGATGTCCGCTATCGCTCTCATAACCGATAAGATGGTGGATATCTCCTCCCTGCCCGATAGAATCTCAAATAGGTTGATGATCTATCGGGTCGGTAAAGACAGGCCAAACTACGGGATAACCGGTCTCCGGGTGGCGTATGATCCCCTTACGGATAGGGAGCTTCTCAGCCTCACCGTCGCAGCATTCAACGCCCCGCCTCGTCGAATTACACTGTGGGTCTACGCCGATGATAAACCGTTCCTGGCAAAAATGGTTCAAGTTCAGGAGGGTTCGCCGGGCCGGGTGACAATTGAGCTGAATAAGAGGTTGGCTACCAGGAGAATCAGCTTGAAACTGGAGGTTAAGGATGCTCTTGACATCGATAACTCGGCCGATCTGATCCTGCCCCCGCATGACAAGCTCAGAATTCTACTCGTGACAGGCTCCGAGAGGACGGGGTTTTTCCTCGAAAGATCGCTTCGTTCGAGCCCGATGGCCGATGTCAGATCTGTGAGACCGGAGGGATATCTGCCCGGGTCGGGATTCGACCTCACGATCTTCGATAACTGGGTTCCCCCGGAGCTGCCCCAGGGTTCTTTTGTCTTCATCAACCCGCGCTCAGGGCTGCCGTCGGCTCCCGTTGTGCGCTATCGACCCAATCCCCTCATACTTAACTGGGATCGAACGCATCCGATCATGAGAGGCCTGGATCTATCGGGCATAAGGATGAGAGGCATGTTGGAGATGGAGATGCCATCCTGGGCCATCCCCCTGGTCGAGACGGACGGTCAGCCGCTGATCTGGGCCGGCGAGGACGTGCATAGGCGCGGATTGGTATTCTGTTTCGACGCCTTTAACCCCGATGTCACCGATTTCCCTCTCAGACCCGAGTGCCCGATCATGATGGAAAACCTGATCGAGTGGTTCTCGAATGTGAGATATGTCGCTCCGCCCTGGGTAAGAGTCGGCCGGGATATCACGCTGAATACGATAAGCTACTCCGAAGTGAATCAGCTCGAGGTCGTCACACCTCAAGGCCGCAAGGTGAAGCTCGATCCCGATAGACCCGTTTTCAGACCTTTGACGAGGGGAATTTACGATGTGCTTGTCAACGGAAAGGAGGTGGGACGGTTTGCCGCCAATATGATAGATAGCTCCGAATCCGATCTATCCGTCCCGACCGGCAGGACGGTCCAGGGGGAGAAAATCAGGGTAACGCTATCCAGGCGAGAGTTGTGGAAGTGGTTCGCCATCGCCGGGGTCCTCTTGATGATCCTGGAGTGGTGGGCCTATCATAGGAGACGTTAA
- the thiD gene encoding bifunctional hydroxymethylpyrimidine kinase/phosphomethylpyrimidine kinase — protein MLRGELRRPPVAMTIAGSDSGGGAGIQADLKTFASIGVFGCSVITSLTAQNTKEVLSIYDLPPHFIALQFDAVLSDIPVDAAKTGMLSRAETIETVVGKIGQYGITKLVVDPVMVATSGDRLLSRDAERTLVDKLLPMATIVTPNLLEAEVLSGVRIRSIDDMRSAAERIKILGPKFVLIKGGHLGEGQNGDAVDILYDGAEFHEIRSNRVKTDRLHGAGCTLSSAITAYLAMGYEPIESVNLAKRYIHRAILGAMRIGSGGLVLEWRGGYEEDN, from the coding sequence ATGCTTCGGGGTGAGCTGAGAAGACCGCCCGTCGCCATGACGATAGCCGGATCTGACTCAGGTGGCGGGGCGGGAATACAGGCCGATCTGAAGACCTTCGCCTCCATCGGCGTCTTCGGCTGCTCGGTGATCACCTCGCTCACCGCTCAGAACACCAAGGAGGTCTTGTCGATATATGACCTCCCTCCCCACTTCATCGCCTTACAGTTCGACGCTGTCCTAAGCGACATACCGGTCGACGCGGCCAAGACTGGAATGCTCTCACGGGCTGAGACGATCGAGACGGTCGTCGGGAAGATAGGCCAGTATGGGATCACAAAGCTGGTGGTTGATCCGGTGATGGTCGCCACAAGCGGGGATAGGCTCCTGAGCCGGGATGCCGAAAGGACGCTCGTCGATAAACTTCTGCCGATGGCGACGATCGTCACGCCGAATCTCCTTGAGGCCGAGGTTCTGAGCGGCGTGAGGATCAGATCCATCGACGATATGAGATCGGCGGCCGAGAGGATAAAGATCCTCGGCCCTAAATTCGTCCTCATAAAGGGCGGACATCTGGGGGAAGGGCAGAACGGAGATGCCGTGGATATCCTATACGATGGCGCGGAGTTCCACGAGATCAGATCGAATAGGGTGAAAACCGATAGATTACATGGGGCGGGCTGCACCCTCTCATCCGCCATCACGGCATATCTGGCCATGGGATACGAACCGATTGAAAGCGTGAATTTGGCCAAAAGATACATCCATCGCGCCATCCTCGGCGCCATGAGGATCGGCTCCGGTGGACTCGTACTTGAGTGGAGGGGAGGTTATGAAGAGGATAACTGA
- a CDS encoding chordopoxvirus fusion protein, translating into MNTLKIYDELKDALGEQAARAIARVIGDLYESELLRLREGFEKLIESHRQSLGRLDRIEQSIGELAEAQRKTEERLEELAARVDTLAEAQRRTEQRVEELAEAQRKTEERLENLAARVDALAEAQKRTDRKVEELAEAQRRTEEELRKLAAAQRETRRQLGGLAHTVGYRLEDEAFKALPKLLGRDLGAKLVGRLKRDYIEIAPDRYVEINILGRAVKDSKEFVIIGEAKSQLRKRDVDGFIKRCEGLKRFLGEDQIRVLVVYQAPPQVQRYVREKGIMLYFSYDFS; encoded by the coding sequence ATGAATACGCTGAAGATTTACGACGAGCTGAAAGATGCTCTGGGTGAACAAGCTGCTAGGGCTATAGCCAGGGTGATAGGCGATCTATATGAGTCGGAGCTTCTCAGATTGAGAGAGGGTTTCGAGAAGCTGATAGAATCTCATAGGCAGAGCCTCGGCAGATTGGATAGGATAGAGCAAAGCATTGGAGAACTGGCGGAGGCACAGAGGAAAACTGAGGAGAGGCTGGAGGAACTGGCTGCAAGAGTGGATACGCTGGCTGAAGCGCAGAGGAGGACTGAACAAAGGGTTGAGGAGCTGGCGGAGGCACAGAGGAAAACTGAGGAGAGATTAGAAAACCTTGCTGCAAGAGTGGATGCGCTGGCGGAGGCGCAGAAGAGAACCGATCGGAAGGTCGAGGAATTAGCCGAAGCTCAAAGAAGGACTGAGGAGGAGCTGAGAAAGCTGGCAGCAGCCCAAAGGGAGACGAGAAGGCAATTGGGAGGACTCGCTCACACGGTGGGATACAGGCTGGAGGACGAAGCGTTCAAAGCTTTGCCGAAGCTGTTGGGAAGGGATCTGGGAGCCAAGCTCGTAGGGAGACTGAAGAGGGATTATATCGAGATCGCACCCGATAGATACGTCGAGATCAACATACTCGGCAGGGCGGTCAAAGATAGTAAGGAGTTCGTCATCATAGGGGAGGCGAAGAGCCAACTGAGAAAAAGGGATGTGGATGGATTTATCAAAAGGTGTGAGGGATTGAAGCGATTTCTTGGGGAGGATCAGATCAGGGTTTTGGTCGTCTACCAGGCACCACCTCAGGTTCAGAGGTATGTTAGGGAAAAGGGAATCATGCTCTACTTCTCCTATGATTTCAGCTAG
- a CDS encoding hydrogenase 3 maturation endopeptidase HyCI — protein MKVLIGIGNELGGDDAVGLYVAKLIDGENGWIGFRCGTAPENFIGKIERLDPELVVLVDAAEMGIEPGEFREIEPEYADTIFASTHSIPISFLLKWLRQSVGKVFLIGIQAKSFNIAAR, from the coding sequence ATGAAGGTGCTGATTGGCATAGGGAACGAACTCGGCGGCGACGACGCCGTTGGGCTCTATGTGGCCAAACTGATAGACGGGGAAAACGGCTGGATCGGATTCCGATGCGGGACAGCGCCCGAGAATTTCATCGGCAAGATCGAAAGGCTCGATCCTGAACTCGTGGTTCTGGTGGACGCCGCGGAGATGGGGATCGAACCCGGGGAGTTCAGGGAGATCGAACCGGAATATGCCGATACGATCTTCGCTAGCACCCATTCCATCCCAATCTCCTTCCTCCTTAAATGGCTGAGACAGTCTGTCGGTAAGGTGTTCCTCATCGGAATCCAGGCCAAATCGTTCAATATAGCGGCCCGCTAA